A single Glycine soja cultivar W05 chromosome 14, ASM419377v2, whole genome shotgun sequence DNA region contains:
- the LOC114385399 gene encoding receptor-like protein 33 isoform X4 gives MTFMHCLDYIMITLSGLVSKQGLGTLNLLSKTIHKSMGGFLFLVLSFLLCHFPSQTSSLIPFCNHDDASALLSFKSSFTLNSSSDSSRWCESPYPKTESWENGTNCCLWEGVSCDTKSGHVIGIDLSCSCLQGMRIEAATLENVILNATDIRELTLVFLDMSSIKPSSLSLLVNFSSSLVSLSLQNTGLQGKLANNILCLPNLQKLDLSFNWDLEGELPEFNRSTPLRYLNLSYTGFSGKLPNSINHLESLNYLSFEFCHFGGPIPVFLSNLTQLKHLDLGGNNFSGEIPSSLSNLKHLDLSGNNFIGEIPSSLSNLKHLDLSGNNFSGEIPSSLSNLQHLTYLDLSINNFVGEIPDLFDKLSKLEYLHISRNNLVGQLPSSLFGLTQLSDLDCSYNKLVGPMPDKISGLSNLIYLDMSGNSLNGTIPQWCFSLSSMLKLSLYGNQLTGPIGEFSCLSLDSCDLSHNKLQGNIPNSMFHLQNLTWLSLSSNNLTVLVDFHKFSNMQFLQILDLSENNFLYLSFNNTGSHYTFPNLRYLYLSSCNINSFPKLLSRLKYLKSLDLSRNQIHGRIPKWFNSTGKYTLSILDLSHNLLTSVGYLSLSWATMRYVDLSFNMLQGDIPVPTFGIEYFSVSNNKLTGHISSTICNASSLEILNLSHNNLTGKLPQCLGTFPYLSVLDMRRNNLGGMIPKTYLEIEALETMNFNGNQLEGPLPRSVVKCKRLRVLDLGENKIQDTFPTFLESLQQLQVLVLRANRFNGTINCLKLKNAFPMLRVFDISNNNFSGNLPTACIEDFKGMIVNVDNGMQYMTGENYSSSYYDSVVVTMKGNIYELQRILTTFTTIDLSDNRFGGVIPAIIGELKSLKGLNLSHNRITGVIPQNFGGLENLEWLDLSSNMLTGEIPKALTNLHFLSVLNLSQNQLLGMIPTGKQFDTFQNDSYEGNQGLCGLPLSKSCHNDEKLPTDSSTFQHDEEFRFGWKPVAIGYACGVVFGILLGYIVFFFRKPEWSISFVECILNQRVRKKSNRSNANTRRYNQGR, from the exons ATGACGTTCATGCATTGCTTAGATTATATAATGATTACACTTTCTGGGTTAGTATCTAAACAAGGGTTGGGAACTTTGAATCTGTTGAGCAAAACAATTCATAAAAGTATGGGGGGGTTTCTGTTTCTTGTCCTGAGTTTCTTGCTTTGTCATTTTCCTTCACAAACGTCTTCATTGATTCCATTTTGCAACCATGATGACGCCTCCGCCTTGCTTAGTTTCAAGAGCTCATTTACTCTCAATAGCTCTTCTGACTCTTCTCGTTGGTGTGAGTCTCCTTATCCAAAGACAGAATCATGGGAAAATGGTACGAATTGCTGCTTGTGGGAAGGGGTGAGTTGTGACACCAAGTCAGGTCACGTAATTGGCATAGACCTTAGCTGCAGTTGCCTTCAAG GAATGAGAATTGAAGCAGCAACCCTGGAAAATGTCATTTTAAATGCAACTGATATAAGGGAGCTCACTCTTGTTTTCCTAGATATGTCTTCCATTAAACCGAGCTCTCTATCTTTGTTAGTGAATTTCTCATCCTCTTTGGTCTCTCTTAGTCTTCAAAATACAGGATTGCAAGGGAAGTTAGCAAATAACATACTCTGTTTACCCAATCTTCAAAAGCTTGATCTGTCTTTCAATTGGGATCTCGAAGGTGAACTTCCAGAGTTCAATCGGAGCACTCCTCTTAGATACTTGAATCTCTCTTACACTGGTTTTTCAGGAAAACTTCCCAATTCCATTAACCATTTGGAGTCTCTTAACTATTTGAGTTTTGAATTTTGTCACTTTGGAGGACCTATTCCTGTGTTTTTATCTAATCTGACGCAACTAAAACACTTGGACCTTGGTGGGAACAATTTCAGCGGTGAGATTCCATCATCCctttcaaatctaaaacacTTGGACCTTAGTGGGAACAATTTCATCGGTGAGATTCCATCATCCctttcaaatctaaaacacTTGGACCTTAGTGGGAACAATTTCAGCGGTGAGATTCCATCATCCCTTTCAAATCTTCAACATCTCACTTACTTAGatctttcaattaataattttgttggTGAGATCCCCGATTTGTTTGACAAGCTTAGCAAATTAGAATATTTACACATTTCTAGAAACAACCTAGTGGGCCAATTGCCATCATCATTGTTTGGACTAACTCAGCTTAGTGATTTAGATTGTTCATACAATAAATTAGTTGGCCCAATGCCAGACAAAATTAGTGGactttctaatttaatttatctGGATATGTCTGGTAACTCCCTGAATGGAACAATTCCCCAATGGTGCTTTTCTTTGTCATCGATGTTAAAGTTATCTCTTTATGGGAATCAGCTTACAGGGCCAATTGGTGAATTCTCTTGTCTGTCCTTGGATTCTTGTGATCTCTCTCATAACAAGCTACAAGGTAATATTCCCAACTCAATGTTTCATCTACAAAATCTCACTTGGTTGAGTCTATCATCAAACAACTTGACTGTCCTTGtagattttcacaaattttcgAATATGCAATTTCTACAAATTCTTGATCTctctgaaaataattttctctaCCTCAGTTTCAACAATACTGGGAGTCACTACACCTTTCCCAACcttagatatttatatttatcttcatGCAATATCAATAGTTTCCCAAAACTCCTTAGTAGGCTAAAATATCTTAAATCTTTAGATCTATCAAGGAACCAAATCCATGGCAGGATTCCAAAGTGGTTTAATAGCACAGGGAAATATACTTTGTCTATTTTGGACCTTTCTCATAACCTTCTAACATCGGTTGGGTATCTCTCACTCTCATGGGCGACCATGCGATACGTTGACCTTAGCTTCAACATGTTGCAAGGAGATATTCCAGTTCCCACATTTGGCATTGAATACTTTTCTGTCTCAAATAACAAATTGACTGGACACATTTCTTCAACTATTTGCAATGCAAGCTCCCTTGAGATTCTCAACTTGTCTCACAATAACTTGACGGGCAAGCTTCCTCAATGCCTTGGAACCTTTCCTTACCTTTCAGTTTTGGATATGCGAAGGAACAACCTTGGTGGAATGATACCCAAAACCTATCTAGAGATAGAAGCATTGGAGACTATGAATTTTAATGGCAATCAATTGGAGGGACCATTACCTCGGTCTGTTGTCAAGTGCAAACGGCTAAGAGTTTTGGACCTTGGAGAAAATAAGATACAAGATACATTTCCAACTTTTCTGGAGTCACTTCAGCAGCTGCAAGTCCTTGTTTTACGTGCTAATAGGTTCAATGGTACCATCAATTGTTTGAAATTGAAGAATGCTTTTCCCATGTTGCGGGTTTTTGACATCTCCAACAATAATTTTAGTGGCAATTTGCCAACAGCTTGCATAGAAGACTTTAAGGGAATGATAGTGAATGTTGATAATGGTATGCAATATATGACGGGAGAAAACTATTCTTCCAGTTACTATGATTCTGTGGTAGTCACCATGAAAGGAAACATTTATGAGCTGCAGAGAATCCTAACTACTTTCACAACTATTGATTTGTCAGATAACAGATTTGGAGGAGTGATCCCAGCAATCATTGGAGAGTTAAAGTCACTCAAAGGGCTTAACCTTTCCCACAACAGAATCACTGGTGTTATTCCACAAAACTTTGGTGGTTTGGAAAATCTTGAATGGTTAGACCTCTCTTCAAACATGCTCACAGGTGAGATTCCAAAGGCATTGACCAATCTTCACTTCCTCTCGGTCTTAAACCTTTCACAGAACCAGCTGTTGGGGATGATACCAACAGGTAAGCAGTTTGACACATTCCAGAATGATTCCTATGAAGGCAATCAAGGGTTATGTGGGTTGCCTCTGTCAAAATCTTGCCACAATGATGAAAAATTGCCAACAGATTCATCAACATTTCAGCATGATGAAGAATTCAGGTTTGGTTGGAAACCCGTAGCTATAGGATATGCATGTGGAGTGGTATTTGGAATACTATTGGGTTATATTGTCTTCTTCTTTCGGAAACCAGAATGGTCAATCAGTTTTGTTGAATGCATTCTTAATCAAAGAGTGAGAAAGAAGAGCAACAGGTCTAATGCAAATACAAGACGATACAACCAAGGTCGTTAA